From a single Phalacrocorax aristotelis chromosome 1, bGulAri2.1, whole genome shotgun sequence genomic region:
- the XPOT gene encoding exportin-T isoform X1 — protein MDEQALLGLNPNADADFRQRALAYFEQLKISQDAWQVCAEALAKSIYSDDHIKFFCFQVLEHQIKFKYSELTEVQQQLIRETLITWLQAQMLNPQPEKTFIRNKAAQVFALLFVTEYLTKWPKFFFDILSVVDLNPRGVDMYLRILMAVDAELVDRDVVHTSEEARRNTLLKDTMREQCIPSLVESWYQILQNYQYNNSELTCQCLEVVGAYVSWIDLSLIANERFINMLLGHMSVEVLREEACDCLFEIVNKGMDPIDKTKLVESLCQVLQSAGLFSIDQEDDVDFLARFSKLVNGMGQALIASWTKLIKNGDMKSAQDTLQAIEAKVALMLQLLIHEDDDISSNIIGFCYDYLHILKQLSALSDQQKANVEAIMLAVMKKLTYDEEYNFENEGEDEAMFVEYRKQLKLLLDRLAQVSPELLLASVRRVFNTTLQNWQTTRFMEVEVAIRLLYMLAEALPVSHGAHFSGDVTKATALQDMMRTLVTSGVSAYQHTSVTLEFFETVVRYEKFFAVEPQHIPTVLMAFLDHRGLRHTSPKVRSRTAYLFSRFVKSLNKQMNPFIEDVLNRIQDLLELSPPENGYQALLSSDDQLFIYETAGVLIVNSEYSAERKQALMRNLLTPLMEKFKVLLEKLMMAQDEDRQMALADCLNHAVGFASRTSKAFSNKQTVKQCGCSEVYLDCLQTFLPALSCPLQKEVLRSGVRTFLHRMIICLEEEVLPFIPSASEHMLKDCEAKDLQEFIPLINQITAKFKTQVSPFLQQMFMPLLHAIFEVLLLPAEENDQSAALEKQMLRRSYFAFLQTVTGSGMSEVIANQGAENVERVLFTVIQGAVDYPDPIAQKTCFIILSKLVELWGGKDGPVGFADFVYKHIVPACFLAPLKQTFDLADAQTVLALSECAVTLKTIHLKRGPECIQYLQQEYLPSLQVAPEIIQEFCQALQQPDAKVFKNYLKVFFQRAKP, from the exons GCACTAGCCTACTTTGAGCAGCTGAAGATATCTCAGGATGCTTGGCAAGTCTGTGCAGAAGCGTTAGCTAAGAGTATATACAG tgaTGATCACATcaagttcttttgctttcaAGTTCTGGAACATCAAATTAAGTTTAA ATACTCTGAACTTACTGAAGTTCAGCAGCAGCTAATTAGGGAAACACTCATAACATGGCTGCAAGCACAG ATGCTGAATCCCCAACCTGAGAAGACTTTTATTCGCAACAAAGCAGCACAAGtctttgcattgctttttgtTACTGAATATCTCACGAAATGGCCCAAGTTTTTTTTTGATATTCTGTCAGTAGTTGACCTTAATCCACGAGGTGTGGATATGTACCTCAGAATCCTGATGGCTGTTGATGCTGAGTTGGTAGACCGGGATGTTGTTCATACATCAGAG GAGGCTCGTAGGAACACCTTATTAAAAGATACTATGAGGGAACAGTGCATTCCGAGTTTGGTGGAATCATGGTACCAAATCTTACAAAACTATCAATATAATAACTCAGAGTTGACATGCCAGTGCCTTGAAGTAGTTGGAGCTTATGTATCCTGGATAGATTTGAGCCTGATAGCCAATGAAAG gttTATAAATATGCTGCTAGGTCACATGTCTGTGGAGGTTCTCCGGGAAGAAGCCTGTGACTGTTTGTTTGAAATTGTAAATAAGGGAATGGACCCAATTGATAAAACAAAATTGGTTGAATCTTTATGTCAAGTATTGCAGTCTGCTGGCCTCTTCAGTATTGATCAG GAAGATGATGTGGATTTTCTGGCCAGATTTTCTAAGCTGGTCAATGGGATGGGGCAAGCATTAATAGCTAGTTGGACTAAACTGATAAAAAACGGTGATATGAAGAGTGCTCAAGACACTCTGCAAGCTATTGAAGCAAAAGTGGCCCTAATGTTGCAACTGCTAATTCACGAAGATGACGACATCTCATCTAATATCATTGGCTTTTGTTATGACTACCTTCACATCTTGAAACAA ctttctGCACTTTCAGACCAACAAAAAGCTAATGTAGAG GCAATCATGTTGGCTGTTATGAAGAAGTTGACATATGATgaagaatataattttgaaaatgag GGTGAAGATGAAGCAATGTTTGTGGAGTACAGAAAACAGTTGAAACTATTGCTGGACAGACTTGCTCAGGTCTCACCAGAGTTACTGTTGGCATCTGTCCGCAGAGTTTTTAACACTACACTTCA GAATTGGCAGACTACGCGATTTATGGAAGTAGAAGTAGCAATAAGGCTGCTGTATATGTTGGCTGAGGCTCTCCCTGTATCTCATGGTGCTCACTTCTCTGGTGATGTTACAAAAGCTACGGCTTTACAAGATATGATGCGAACG CTGGTGACTTCTGGTGTTAGTGCCTATCAACATACATCAGTGACCCTGGAATTCTTTGAAACAGTGGTCAGATATGAAAAATTCTTTGCTGTTGAACCTCAGCACATTCCAACTGTTCTG ATGGCATTTTTAGATCACCGTGGTCTTCGCCATACAAGTCCCAAAGTACGAAGTCGAACGGCTTACCTCTTTTCCAGATTTGTCAAGTCTCTGAA taagcAAATGAACCCCTTTATTGAAGATGTTCTGAATAGAATACAAGACCTGCTGGAACTTTCTCCTCCT GAAAATGGTTACCAGGCTCTGTTAAGCAGCGATGATCAACTTTTCATTTATGAAACAGCCGGAGTATTAATAGTTAACAGCGAATactctgcagaaagaaaacaagctctAATGAGGAATTTGTTGACTCCACTGATGGAGAAGTTCAAAGTATTGTTAGAAAAACTGATGATGGCGCAAGATGAGGACAGACAGATGGCACTGGCTGACTGCCTCAATCATGCTGTTGGGTTTGCTAG CCGAACCAGCAAGGCTTTCAGCAATAAGCAAACTGTAAAACAATGTGGCTGCTCAGAGGTCTATCTGGACTGCTTGCAAACATTTTTGCCAGCTCTCAGTTGTCCATTACAAAAGGAAGTTCTGAGAAGTGGCGTCCGCACTTTCCTTCACCGCATGATTATTTGCCTAGAGGAAGAAGTTCTTCCATTCATTCCTTCTGCCTCTGAACACATGCTTAAAGATTGTGAAGCAAAAGATCTTCAAGAATTCATTCCTCTTATAAACCAAATAACAGCTAAGTTTAAG ACACAGGTTTCACCTTTTCTGCAACAGATGTTTATGCCACTACTTCATGCCATTTTTGAGGTGTTGCTCCttccagcagaagaaaatgaccAGTCTGctgctttagaaaaacaaatgttaCGGAGGAGTTACTTCGCTTTTTTGCAGACAGTAACTGGCAGTGGAATGAGTGAAGTCATAGCTAATCAAG GTGCAGAGAATGTGGAGCGAGTGTTGTTCACTGTCATTCAAGGAGCAGTGGATTACCCAGATCCTATTGCACAGAAGACTTGCTTTATTATTCTTTCTAAGTTGGTGGAGCTTTGGG gaggTAAAGATGGACCAGTAGGTTTTGCAGACTTTGTCTACAAGCACATTGTTCCTGCGTGTTTCTTGGCACCTTTGAAGCAAACATTTGACTTAGCAGATGCCCAGACAGTATTG
- the XPOT gene encoding exportin-T isoform X2, whose translation MDEQALLGLNPNADADFRQRALAYFEQLKISQDAWQVCAEALAKSIYSDDHIKFFCFQVLEHQIKFKYSELTEVQQQLIRETLITWLQAQMLNPQPEKTFIRNKAAQVFALLFVTEYLTKWPKFFFDILSVVDLNPRGVDMYLRILMAVDAELVDRDVVHTSEEARRNTLLKDTMREQCIPSLVESWYQILQNYQYNNSELTCQCLEVVGAYVSWIDLSLIANERFINMLLGHMSVEVLREEACDCLFEIVNKGMDPIDKTKLVESLCQVLQSAGLFSIDQEDDVDFLARFSKLVNGMGQALIASWTKLIKNGDMKSAQDTLQAIEAKVALMLQLLIHEDDDISSNIIGFCYDYLHILKQLSALSDQQKANVEAIMLAVMKKLTYDEEYNFENEGEDEAMFVEYRKQLKLLLDRLAQVSPELLLASVRRVFNTTLQNWQTTRFMEVEVAIRLLYMLAEALPVSHGAHFSGDVTKATALQDMMRTLVTSGVSAYQHTSVTLEFFETVVRYEKFFAVEPQHIPTVLMAFLDHRGLRHTSPKVRSRTAYLFSRFVKSLNKQMNPFIEDVLNRIQDLLELSPPENGYQALLSSDDQLFIYETAGVLIVNSEYSAERKQALMRNLLTPLMEKFKVLLEKLMMAQDEDRQMALADCLNHAVGFASRTSKAFSNKQTVKQCGCSEVYLDCLQTFLPALSCPLQKEVLRSGVRTFLHRMIICLEEEVLPFIPSASEHMLKDCEAKDLQEFIPLINQITAKFKTQVSPFLQQMFMPLLHAIFEVLLLPAEENDQSAALEKQMLRRSYFAFLQTVTGSGMSEVIANQGAENVERVLFTVIQGAVDYPDPIAQKTCFIILSKLVELWGGKDGPVGFADFVYKHIVPACFLAPLKQTFDLADAQTVLALSECAVTLKTIHLKREFCQALQQPDAKVFKNYLKVFFQRAKP comes from the exons GCACTAGCCTACTTTGAGCAGCTGAAGATATCTCAGGATGCTTGGCAAGTCTGTGCAGAAGCGTTAGCTAAGAGTATATACAG tgaTGATCACATcaagttcttttgctttcaAGTTCTGGAACATCAAATTAAGTTTAA ATACTCTGAACTTACTGAAGTTCAGCAGCAGCTAATTAGGGAAACACTCATAACATGGCTGCAAGCACAG ATGCTGAATCCCCAACCTGAGAAGACTTTTATTCGCAACAAAGCAGCACAAGtctttgcattgctttttgtTACTGAATATCTCACGAAATGGCCCAAGTTTTTTTTTGATATTCTGTCAGTAGTTGACCTTAATCCACGAGGTGTGGATATGTACCTCAGAATCCTGATGGCTGTTGATGCTGAGTTGGTAGACCGGGATGTTGTTCATACATCAGAG GAGGCTCGTAGGAACACCTTATTAAAAGATACTATGAGGGAACAGTGCATTCCGAGTTTGGTGGAATCATGGTACCAAATCTTACAAAACTATCAATATAATAACTCAGAGTTGACATGCCAGTGCCTTGAAGTAGTTGGAGCTTATGTATCCTGGATAGATTTGAGCCTGATAGCCAATGAAAG gttTATAAATATGCTGCTAGGTCACATGTCTGTGGAGGTTCTCCGGGAAGAAGCCTGTGACTGTTTGTTTGAAATTGTAAATAAGGGAATGGACCCAATTGATAAAACAAAATTGGTTGAATCTTTATGTCAAGTATTGCAGTCTGCTGGCCTCTTCAGTATTGATCAG GAAGATGATGTGGATTTTCTGGCCAGATTTTCTAAGCTGGTCAATGGGATGGGGCAAGCATTAATAGCTAGTTGGACTAAACTGATAAAAAACGGTGATATGAAGAGTGCTCAAGACACTCTGCAAGCTATTGAAGCAAAAGTGGCCCTAATGTTGCAACTGCTAATTCACGAAGATGACGACATCTCATCTAATATCATTGGCTTTTGTTATGACTACCTTCACATCTTGAAACAA ctttctGCACTTTCAGACCAACAAAAAGCTAATGTAGAG GCAATCATGTTGGCTGTTATGAAGAAGTTGACATATGATgaagaatataattttgaaaatgag GGTGAAGATGAAGCAATGTTTGTGGAGTACAGAAAACAGTTGAAACTATTGCTGGACAGACTTGCTCAGGTCTCACCAGAGTTACTGTTGGCATCTGTCCGCAGAGTTTTTAACACTACACTTCA GAATTGGCAGACTACGCGATTTATGGAAGTAGAAGTAGCAATAAGGCTGCTGTATATGTTGGCTGAGGCTCTCCCTGTATCTCATGGTGCTCACTTCTCTGGTGATGTTACAAAAGCTACGGCTTTACAAGATATGATGCGAACG CTGGTGACTTCTGGTGTTAGTGCCTATCAACATACATCAGTGACCCTGGAATTCTTTGAAACAGTGGTCAGATATGAAAAATTCTTTGCTGTTGAACCTCAGCACATTCCAACTGTTCTG ATGGCATTTTTAGATCACCGTGGTCTTCGCCATACAAGTCCCAAAGTACGAAGTCGAACGGCTTACCTCTTTTCCAGATTTGTCAAGTCTCTGAA taagcAAATGAACCCCTTTATTGAAGATGTTCTGAATAGAATACAAGACCTGCTGGAACTTTCTCCTCCT GAAAATGGTTACCAGGCTCTGTTAAGCAGCGATGATCAACTTTTCATTTATGAAACAGCCGGAGTATTAATAGTTAACAGCGAATactctgcagaaagaaaacaagctctAATGAGGAATTTGTTGACTCCACTGATGGAGAAGTTCAAAGTATTGTTAGAAAAACTGATGATGGCGCAAGATGAGGACAGACAGATGGCACTGGCTGACTGCCTCAATCATGCTGTTGGGTTTGCTAG CCGAACCAGCAAGGCTTTCAGCAATAAGCAAACTGTAAAACAATGTGGCTGCTCAGAGGTCTATCTGGACTGCTTGCAAACATTTTTGCCAGCTCTCAGTTGTCCATTACAAAAGGAAGTTCTGAGAAGTGGCGTCCGCACTTTCCTTCACCGCATGATTATTTGCCTAGAGGAAGAAGTTCTTCCATTCATTCCTTCTGCCTCTGAACACATGCTTAAAGATTGTGAAGCAAAAGATCTTCAAGAATTCATTCCTCTTATAAACCAAATAACAGCTAAGTTTAAG ACACAGGTTTCACCTTTTCTGCAACAGATGTTTATGCCACTACTTCATGCCATTTTTGAGGTGTTGCTCCttccagcagaagaaaatgaccAGTCTGctgctttagaaaaacaaatgttaCGGAGGAGTTACTTCGCTTTTTTGCAGACAGTAACTGGCAGTGGAATGAGTGAAGTCATAGCTAATCAAG GTGCAGAGAATGTGGAGCGAGTGTTGTTCACTGTCATTCAAGGAGCAGTGGATTACCCAGATCCTATTGCACAGAAGACTTGCTTTATTATTCTTTCTAAGTTGGTGGAGCTTTGGG gaggTAAAGATGGACCAGTAGGTTTTGCAGACTTTGTCTACAAGCACATTGTTCCTGCGTGTTTCTTGGCACCTTTGAAGCAAACATTTGACTTAGCAGATGCCCAGACAGTATTG